A part of Bacteroidota bacterium genomic DNA contains:
- a CDS encoding penicillin-binding protein 1C, protein HHRILELNQIHNAAAIVAEVTTGNVIAYVGNTSPGGETLHENYVDVITAPRSSGSILKPFLYAAMLDDGLILPNSLVKDIPTWMGGFSPKNFNYQYDGVVPASMALSRSLNVPAVRMLQDFGHDRFCHLLQDLGFTTINRPADDYGLSVILGGAEVTLWDLASVYAGMARTLRKFYDRSGKYNVLEDFRKLNLMENDPSLLQDAAFEGNMSPNPLLSAGSVWLTLEALLKVNRPDEEVHWEQFSSSGKIAWKTGTSFGFRDAWAVGVTPDHVVAVWVGNADGEGRAGLSGVSSAAPIMFDLFRLLPSGRWFDPPYDELIRVPVCKLSGYRAGDYCGEADTAWVIASSLQLPSCPFHQIIHLDEIGKFRVHADCEEITRIKPIPWFVLPPAADKYYRMKNPAYKPLPPFRPDCLRKSGLAPMEFIYPGNGVNILIPREFGGSLGKAVFELAHRDVNAKVFWHLDDQYLGQTQGLHQIECSPQPGKHQITVYDQNGFSASSSFEVRGK, encoded by the coding sequence CACATCACCGGATACTGGAACTTAACCAGATACATAATGCTGCTGCAATCGTTGCGGAAGTTACAACAGGCAATGTGATCGCCTATGTTGGCAATACCTCCCCGGGGGGAGAAACGCTTCATGAGAATTATGTAGATGTTATAACCGCTCCGCGAAGCAGCGGAAGCATTCTAAAACCATTTCTTTATGCTGCCATGCTTGATGATGGACTTATACTACCCAATTCACTGGTAAAGGACATTCCAACATGGATGGGAGGATTTTCTCCGAAGAATTTTAATTACCAGTATGATGGTGTTGTCCCCGCCAGTATGGCGCTAAGCCGGTCACTTAATGTTCCCGCCGTGAGAATGTTGCAGGACTTTGGCCATGACCGCTTTTGTCATCTGTTACAGGATCTTGGTTTTACAACCATCAACCGGCCGGCTGATGATTACGGATTGTCTGTCATCCTGGGCGGTGCAGAGGTCACATTGTGGGACCTTGCCAGTGTTTATGCCGGGATGGCCCGTACCTTGAGAAAGTTTTATGATAGAAGCGGAAAATATAATGTTTTGGAGGATTTTCGAAAACTTAACCTGATGGAAAATGACCCGTCATTGTTGCAGGACGCTGCTTTTGAGGGCAACATGAGCCCAAATCCATTGTTATCTGCCGGTTCTGTATGGCTTACGCTTGAGGCGCTGCTTAAAGTGAATCGCCCGGATGAGGAAGTACATTGGGAGCAGTTCTCATCATCCGGTAAGATTGCCTGGAAAACAGGAACAAGCTTTGGGTTCAGGGATGCCTGGGCAGTTGGTGTCACTCCCGACCATGTAGTAGCCGTATGGGTGGGTAATGCTGATGGTGAAGGCAGGGCCGGATTGAGCGGCGTTTCCTCTGCAGCTCCCATTATGTTCGATCTCTTCCGCCTTCTTCCTTCAGGCCGGTGGTTTGATCCTCCCTATGATGAACTGATACGTGTGCCTGTATGCAAACTGAGCGGCTACAGAGCAGGGGATTATTGTGGTGAGGCCGACACGGCCTGGGTAATAGCCTCTTCGTTGCAATTGCCCTCCTGTCCTTTTCACCAGATCATTCACCTCGATGAGATAGGAAAATTCAGGGTGCATGCGGATTGTGAAGAGATAACCAGGATTAAACCAATACCCTGGTTTGTGCTGCCTCCTGCCGCCGACAAATACTACAGAATGAAAAATCCTGCTTATAAACCCTTACCTCCTTTCCGGCCTGATTGTTTGAGAAAGTCAGGCCTGGCACCCATGGAGTTCATCTACCCGGGAAATGGGGTCAACATTCTTATCCCACGCGAGTTTGGCGGAAGTTTGGGGAAAGCCGTTTTTGAACTGGCACACAGGGATGTAAATGCAAAAGTCTTTTGGCATCTGGATGATCAATACCTTGGACAAACACAAGGATTGCATCAAATCGAATGCAGCCCTCAACCCGGAAAGCATCAGATTACTGTATACGATCAGAACGGATTCTCTGCTTCGTCGTCGTTTGAGGTAAGAGGCAAATAA
- a CDS encoding DUF255 domain-containing protein has product MRRTFPILMLLVIFCLPAISQENIKWYTFEEAIILNAKAPRPVFIDVYTDWCGWCKKMDKDTFTHPEIISLMNTKYYPVKFNAETKDTIDFKGVTFINPNPGQGRSAHQLAAALLQGKLSYPSTAFMNDKMELLTIVPGYMKPENLEPILHYFGNGEYLKKDWDTFSAEFQSKITVK; this is encoded by the coding sequence ATGAGAAGAACATTTCCAATACTAATGCTCCTGGTAATTTTTTGTCTACCGGCAATATCCCAGGAAAACATCAAATGGTACACTTTTGAAGAAGCTATTATCTTGAACGCCAAGGCTCCCCGTCCTGTTTTTATTGATGTATACACGGATTGGTGCGGATGGTGTAAAAAGATGGATAAAGACACTTTCACCCATCCGGAGATCATCAGTCTGATGAACACAAAATACTATCCTGTAAAATTCAACGCAGAAACCAAAGACACGATTGATTTTAAAGGAGTTACATTTATCAATCCCAATCCAGGACAGGGTCGTTCTGCCCATCAATTGGCGGCAGCCTTATTACAAGGCAAGCTTTCTTACCCATCTACGGCCTTCATGAATGATAAGATGGAATTACTAACCATTGTTCCAGGATACATGAAGCCAGAGAACCTCGAACCCATTCTGCATTATTTCGGCAACGGAGAATACCTTAAAAAGGACTGGGATACCTTTTCCGCGGAATTTCAAAGTAAGATCACCGTAAAGTAA
- the smpB gene encoding SsrA-binding protein SmpB, protein MAEAIRIRNKKASFQYFLEERFVAGIQLTGTEIKSIRAGKASLAEAYCAFRNNELFVVNMHIAEYEMGNIYNHDPKRERKLLLTRRELKKLQIKINERGYTIVPTVLFINEKGLAKMEIALAKGKQLFDKREDIKKRDVSREIDRNNRW, encoded by the coding sequence ATGGCCGAAGCAATCCGGATACGCAATAAAAAAGCTTCTTTCCAATATTTTCTGGAAGAAAGGTTCGTTGCTGGTATACAACTCACAGGAACAGAGATAAAATCCATCCGGGCAGGGAAAGCCAGCCTTGCTGAAGCCTATTGTGCTTTCCGCAACAATGAGCTTTTCGTGGTGAACATGCATATAGCAGAATACGAGATGGGTAATATTTACAATCATGATCCGAAAAGGGAAAGGAAGCTTCTGCTTACAAGAAGGGAACTAAAAAAACTTCAGATAAAGATAAACGAACGCGGATATACCATCGTTCCGACGGTACTTTTCATAAACGAAAAAGGGCTGGCGAAGATGGAAATTGCCCTTGCCAAAGGAAAACAATTGTTTGACAAAAGGGAAGACATAAAAAAAAGAGATGTTTCGCGGGAAATTGACCGCAACAATCGGTGGTGA